From a single Sorghum bicolor cultivar BTx623 chromosome 5, Sorghum_bicolor_NCBIv3, whole genome shotgun sequence genomic region:
- the LOC8070186 gene encoding WD repeat-containing protein VIP3 — MKLAGLKSVDGAHEESIWAAAWAPAADHRPTAVLLTGALDETVRAWLPDDLAALGSPARGHALGVVSLAAHPAGALAAAVSLDSFIRVFDVDTGASVATLEAPPSEVWGVQFHPMGNALAAAGGGSGSVKLWDTERWQPITSLTVPRPEGARPDRTGSGKFVLSVAWSPDGKLLACGSMDGTIAIYDAVRMKFLHHLEGHHMPVRSMVFSPVDPHVLFTACDDCHIHIYDAKEKSLIGAMSGHASWVLSIDVSPDGLAVATGSSDRTVRLWDINMRTSVQTMSNHSDQVWAVAFRPPGGAGIRAGRLASASDDKSISLYDYS, encoded by the exons ATGAAGCTCGCGGGGCTCAAGTCTGTGGACGGCGCCCACGAGGAGTCCATCTGGGCGgcggcctgggcgcccgccgccGACCACCGCCCCACGGCGGTGCTCCTCACCGGGGCGCTCGACGAGACCGTCCGCGCTTGGCTCCCCGACGACCTCGCCGCCTTGGGATCCCCCGCGCGCGGCCACGCGCTCGGAGTCGTCTCCCTCGCCGCCCACCCCGCCGgcgcgctcgccgccgccgtgtcGCTCGACAGCTTCATCCGCGTCTTCGATGTCGACACGGGGGCGTCCGTCGCCACGCTGGAGGCGCCGCCGTCTGAGGTCTGGGGCGTCCAGTTCCACCCCATG GGTAATGCTCTAGCTGCAGCTGGTGGTGGCAGTGGATCAGTGAAGCTCTGGGACACAGAGAGGTGGCAGCCAATTACCAGCCTGACTGTCCCACGTCCAGAGGGAGCTCGCCCTGACAGGACAGGCAGTGGCAAGTTTGTCCTTTCAGTTGCCTGGAGTCCTGATGGGAAGCTCTTAGCATGTGGGTCCATGGACGGCACCATTGCCATCTACGACGCTGTCCGCATGAAGTTCCTTCACCACCTCGAGGGCCACCACATGCCGGTGCGGTCCATGGTGTTCTCCCCAGTGGATCCCCACGTGCTCTTCACGGCCTGCGATGACTGCCACATCCACATCTACGACGCCAAGGAGAAGAGCCTCATCGGTGCCATGTCAGGCCACGCGAGCTGGGTGCTGAGCATCGACGTGAGCCCCGATGGCTTGGCGGTGGCTACGGGATCCAGTGACCGCACAGTCCGGCTCTGGGACATCAACATGAGGACCTCGGTGCAGACCATGAGCAACCATTCTGACCAGGTCTGGGCTGTGGCCTTCCGGCCGCCAGGTGGGGCGGGAATCCGGGCTGGGCGCCTAGCTAGCGCGTCGGATGACAAGAGCATCTCCCTGTATGATTACTCATAG
- the LOC8070187 gene encoding uncharacterized protein LOC8070187: MKVLQPGEAECLPPVPRSSCSSHLWSSLSTGLENSTPLPPRVRDLLIRPSTSSDTESGDPGCLSFQHRCIVNLAKTYLPVPPPPPPARKINPHKKYQYLLTARPDIVLEKSKRLGKDALAHYNRRKKIKFEMLDVMPVVQMPESGRLYTHINFTARSSKEGSKEQLFFAELYNCSKRRDPSGFLVTCCEPLGSDATVGHKGFQLDGSTVVRKNTDFARCFACGPRMLHPRGDKYIAGHCNVAHIYTNTC, translated from the exons ATGAAGGTGCTGCAGCCTGGAGAAGCTGAGTGCCTTCCTCCCGTGCCGCGATCAAGTTGCAGTTCCCATCTGTGGTCAAGCTTGAGCACAGGCTTAGAAAATTCCACACCTCTCCCTCCCCGAGTTCGCGACCTCCTAATAAGGCCGAGCACCAGCTCAGATACAGAGTCAGGAGATCCTGGATGCCTCTCGTTCCAACACCGCTGCATTGTCAACCTGGCTAAAACTTACCTCCCTgttccgcctccgccgccgcctgctcG GAAAATCAATCCTCACAAAAAATATCAGTACCTTCTCACTGCACGTCCAGATATTGTTCTCGAGAAATCAAAGAGATTAGGAAAGGATGCCTTGGCACATTACAACAGAAGGAAAAAG ATCAAGTTTGAGATGTTGGATGTCATGCCTGTGGTCCAGATGCCCGAGTCAGGTCGTTTGTATACACATATTAACTTCACAGCAAGGTCCAGCAAGGAGGGTTCGAAGGAACAGCTTTTCTTTGCTGAGCTTTACAACTGTAGCAAAAGGAGGGATCCAAGTGGCTTCCTTGTGACTTGTTGTGAACCACTGGGTTCTGATGCTACTG ttgGACACAAAGGATTTCAGCTTGATGGTTCCACGGTGGTGAGGAAGAACACTGACTTCGCACGCTGCTTTGCATGCGGTCCAAGGATGCTGCATCCCAGGGGTGACAAGTACATTGCTGGGCACTGCAACGTTGCTCACATTTACACCAATACATGCTAA
- the LOC8082073 gene encoding cytochrome P450 76M5, whose translation MVFSVLLAAYALALLAFTIATLHGSMQRRKPISSSAAAAAPSRPPPPGPAGHPLLGSLLYVIGPLRHNPHRSLVALAEAYGPIVYLRLGLTRAMAVISSAAIAHEALAKNDAALAARLVPDNVRALSYGATSMVFLPSSDQLWRQLRVLIGAGFSSSHGLEAIRPVLDRRAQQLAEHVRACSGSGAGTPVNIREAVNGTVLNVVSNVLFSEDVVDLRDDQKQAQSFKSLVVPVLEEWSKPSVSDAFPFLAPLEHLLGSRRRISTHLAKLFRFFDEVIIEKRLASGKKHNDILDILLSKMAMSKLTRQQITTFLTDMFIAASDTSTVTVQWAMAELLHHPDKMAKVKAELAEQLGFKGFVTESDLSKLPYLHAVVKETLRLHPAVPLIPREVVADDGVFLGGFHVPKGTGIVVNLWAIGRDENAWPRPQEFIPERFLAAGQEVHSSMVKEAYRPFGAGRRVCPGMEYTARSVPLLLASILHRNEWRLPADGDGVGLEGMDLRDRYGTVLNPATPLHAVLVSTV comes from the exons ATGGTGTTCTCGGTGTTGCTTGCTGCTTACGCACTGGCATTGCTGGCGTTCACCATCGCCACTCTGCATGGATCCATGCAGAGGCGGAAGCCTATTtccagcagcgccgccgccgctgctcccAGCAGACCGCCGCCTCCTGGCCCCGCCGGCCACCCACTCCTCGGCAGCCTACTCTACGTCATCGGCCCTCTCCGCCACAACCCTCACCGGAGCCTCGTCGCCCTCGCCGAAGCCTACGGGCCCATCGTGTACCTCCGGCTCGGCCTGACCCGCGCCATGGCCGTGATCTCCTCCGCCGCCATCGCGCACGAAGCCCTCGCGAAGAACGACGCGGCGCTCGCGGCCCGCCTCGTCCCGGACAACGTGCGCGCGCTGTCGTACGGCGCCACGTCCATGGTCTTCCTCCCGAGCTCCGACCAGCTGTGGCGGCAGCTCCGCGTCCTGATCGGCGCCGGCTTCTCCTCCAGCCACGGCCTCGAGGCCATCCGCCCCGTCCTGGACCGCCGCGCCCAACAGCTCGCCGAGCACGTGAGGGCGTGCTCCGGCTCCGGTGCCGGCACGCCGGTGAACATCCGGGAGGCCGTGAACGGCACGGTGCTCAACGTCGTGTCGAACGTCCTCTTCTCCGAGGACGTCGTGGACCTGCGTGATGACCAGAAGCAGGCACAGTCGTTCAAGAGCCTCGTCGTGCCCGTGCTCGAGGAATGGTCCAAGCCCAGCGTCTCCGACGCCTTCCCTTTCCTGGCGCCGCTGGAACACCTCCTCGGCTCGCGCCGCCGCATCTCCACGCACCTAGCCAAGCTGTTCAGGTTCTTTGATGAAGTGATCATTGAGAAACGGTTAGCTTCCGGCAAGAAGCACAATGACATCTTGGATATCCTCCTCTCCAAGATGGCCATGTCCAAGCTCACGCGCCAACAGATCACTACATTTCTAACA GATATGTTCATCGCGGCGAGTGACACGAGCACGGTGACGGTGCAATGGGCGATGGCGGAGCTGCTTCACCACCCAGACAAGATGGCGAAGGTGAAGGCTGAGCTTGCTGAGCAACTAGGGTTTAAAGGTTTCGTCACGGAGAGCGACCTCAGCAAGCTGCCGTACCTCCATGCCGTGGTGAAGGAGACACTTCGTCTCCACCCAGCAGTGCCTCTGATACCGCGTGAGGTGGTTGCAGACGACGGCGTGTTTCTAGGTGGATTCCATGTGCCGAAAGGGACGGGCATCGTCGTCAACCTGTGGGCGATTGGAAGGGACGAGAACGCCTGGCCTCGTCCCCAGGAGTTCATCCCGGAGAGGTTCTTGGCTGCTGGCCAGGAGGTGCACTCGTCAATGGTGAAAGAGGCGTATCGGCCGTTTGGTGCCGGGCGAAGGGTGTGCCCTGGAATGGAGTACACCGCCAGGTCTGTGCCGTTGCTGTTGGCATCGATTCTGCACAGAAATGAGTGGAGACTAcctgctgatggtgatggggttGGATTGGAGGGCATGGACCTCAGGGACCGCTATGGCACCGTGCTGAATCCCGCGACCCCCTTGCATGCTGTGCTGGTGTCTACCGTGTGA